A segment of the Catenuloplanes nepalensis genome:
CGGCGGACGGCGGCGCGAGCAGCAGCGGCGGCAGCGCGGCCGGCACCAGCGCGACCGCGACGGCGCGGGTCGCGATCCGGGTCGCGGCCGGGGACCACGGCCCGGTCCGCCGGGCCGCGCCCGCGATCACGTCCACCACGTCGTCGTACTCCGGTGCCGGCCAGTGTGCCCGGGCCGGCGTCAGGTGCAGGATCTCGCCGTCCCGGATGCCCTGCGCGCGCAGCGGGCGGCCACCGAGCAGCGGGGCGCCGTCCGGCCGGCGCAGCAGCCAGCCGCCGTGCCGCTCGCCCTCGTCGGCCAGCGACTCACCGGCGTGGCGCAGCAGGTCGGGCAGCAACTCGGCGAGCGGGATCTGGTCCGGCAGCGCCAGGTCGACGCGGCGGCGCGGTGCGGCGATCGTGACGCGCGCAAGGCCGGCACCCATCGACGTTCCTCTCACTCGGCGGGCTGCGGAACGCCACGCACCTTACCTAGGATGAACGGGCTGTCGCAGTCCGTACCCCCCGGGGGAATTTGATGGCTATCGTGATCGTGCGGCGTCCGCCGCGTCGCGCAGCGCCGGAGATCCCCGCCGGTGAGCTGGCCGTGGACGCGCCGCCGGAGCTGCCGGAGCCGACCGGTGGACGGTGGCGGACTCTGATGACCGCGCTGCCGATGCTGGGCGGCTCGGTCGCGATGGCGATGATGTTCGGTCGCGGCGGCGGCACCTACTCGTACGTGGTCGGCGCGCTCTTCGGCGTCTCGTCGCTGGCGATGCTGGTGACCGGCTGGGGCGGCGCCGGCGCGCCGAAACGCGCGGAGGTCGCGGCCGCCCGCCGGGAATACCTGCGCCGCCTCGCCGCGCTGCGCCGCCGCGCCCGGCAGACCGCGCTCGCCCAGCGGGACGGCCTGCGCTACCGGCACCCGGACCCGGCCCGGCTCTGGTCCACGGTGGACAGCCACCGGCTCTGGGAGCGGCGCGCGGCCGACCCGGACTTCGTCATCGTCCGGGCCGGACTGGGCCCGCAGACGCTGGCCACGCCGCTGGTGCCGCCGGTCACCCGGCCGCCGGCGGAGCTGGAGCCGATGTGCGCGGGCGCGCTGCGCCGGTTCCTGGACGCCTACGCGGTGGTCCCCGAGCTGCCGGTGGCGGTGTCGCTGCGCGCGTTCACCCGGATCCACCTGCCCGCCGGGCACGGCCTCGCCCGCGCGATGCTGACCCAGCTCGCGGTCTTCCACGCGCCGGACGACCTGATGATCGCGGTCTGCGCCGGCCCGCACCGGCGCGCGGACTGGGACTGGGTGAAGTGGCTGCCGCACGCGCTGCACCGCACCCGCACGGACGCGGCCGGCCCGGTCCGCCTGATCACCTCGGCCGTGGCGGAGCTGACGCCGCTGCTCGAGGAGGCCGGGCGGGCATACCTGGTCGTCGTGCTGGACGGCGCCGACGCCGCGTTCACCGGCAGAGCCGACGCGACCGTGCTGGACCTGGATCCGGCGCCGCCGCGCAGCCCCGGCCACCGCACGCTGGTGCTCACCGGCGGGCAGCGCCTGACCAGCCGCACCACCGAGTCGGAGACCGTGGTCGGCGTGCCGGACTCGCTGACCGTGGCGGAGGCGGAGGCGGTCGCGCGCCGGCTGGCACCGCTGCGGCTCGCGGCCGTGGAGGCGCCGCGCACGGCCGCGCGCGACGTCGAGGCCGGGCTCGCGGAGCTGCTCGGCTTCGACGACCCCACGCGGCTGGACCCGGCGCGGCGCTGGACGCGGCCCCGGCCGCCGCGCGACCGGCTGCGCGTGCCGATCGGCGTGGGTGTCGATGGCAGCCCGGTCGAGCTGGACCTGAAGGAGTCCGCGCAGGACGGCATGGGCCCGCACGGCCTGCTGATCGGCGCGACCGGGTCCGGCAAGTCGGAGCTGCTGCGCACGCTGGTGCTCGGGCTGGCTGCGGAGCACTCCTCGGAGACGCTCAACTTCGTGCTGGTCGACTTCAAGGGCGGCGCCACGTTCGCGTCGCTGGACCGGCTGCCGCACACGGCCGCGGTGATCACCAACTTGGCGGACGAGCTGCCACTGGTGGACCGGATGGTCGACGCGATCAACGGTGAGCTGCTGCGCCGCCAGGAGCTGCTGCGGCGCAGCGGGAACATCCCGAGCCTGCGCGAGTACGACCGGGCCCGCGCGGCCGGCACCGCGCTCCCGCCGCTGCCGTCGCTGCTGATCGTCTGCGACGAGTTCTCCGAGCTGCTCTCCGCGAAGCCGGACTTCATCGACCTGTTCGTGCAGATCGGCCGGGTCGGGCGGTCGCTCGGCGTGCACCTGCTGCTGGCCAGTCAACGTCTGGAGGAGGGGCGGCTGCGCGGACTGGACACCCACCTGTCGTACCGGATCGGGCTGCGCACGTTCTCGTCGCTGGAGTCGCGGGCGGTGCTGGGCGTGCCGGACGCGTTCGAGCTGCCGCGCTCCCCCGGTCACGGCTACCTACGATTCGGCACGGAGCCGCTGGTGCGGTTCCGGGCCGCGTACGCGTCCGGTCCGTACCGGCCCGCCGCCGGCCCGCCGGTCGCGGAGCCGGCGCCGGTGGCCCGGGTCGTGCCGTACACGTCGGGCGTGGTGGCGGTCCCGCGCACGCCGCGCCCCCGGGCCGCGATCGCCCGGGAAGCCGCCACCACCAGCCTGCTGGACCTGATGGTGGACGCGCTGCAGGGCGCCGGACCGGCCGCGCACCAGGTCTGGCTGCCGCCGCTCGGCGACGCGCCGCCGGTCGGCGAGTTGCTCGGGCCGGTGCACGTGGACCCGCGCCGCGGCCTGACCG
Coding sequences within it:
- the eccCa gene encoding type VII secretion protein EccCa gives rise to the protein MAIVIVRRPPRRAAPEIPAGELAVDAPPELPEPTGGRWRTLMTALPMLGGSVAMAMMFGRGGGTYSYVVGALFGVSSLAMLVTGWGGAGAPKRAEVAAARREYLRRLAALRRRARQTALAQRDGLRYRHPDPARLWSTVDSHRLWERRAADPDFVIVRAGLGPQTLATPLVPPVTRPPAELEPMCAGALRRFLDAYAVVPELPVAVSLRAFTRIHLPAGHGLARAMLTQLAVFHAPDDLMIAVCAGPHRRADWDWVKWLPHALHRTRTDAAGPVRLITSAVAELTPLLEEAGRAYLVVVLDGADAAFTGRADATVLDLDPAPPRSPGHRTLVLTGGQRLTSRTTESETVVGVPDSLTVAEAEAVARRLAPLRLAAVEAPRTAARDVEAGLAELLGFDDPTRLDPARRWTRPRPPRDRLRVPIGVGVDGSPVELDLKESAQDGMGPHGLLIGATGSGKSELLRTLVLGLAAEHSSETLNFVLVDFKGGATFASLDRLPHTAAVITNLADELPLVDRMVDAINGELLRRQELLRRSGNIPSLREYDRARAAGTALPPLPSLLIVCDEFSELLSAKPDFIDLFVQIGRVGRSLGVHLLLASQRLEEGRLRGLDTHLSYRIGLRTFSSLESRAVLGVPDAFELPRSPGHGYLRFGTEPLVRFRAAYASGPYRPAAGPPVAEPAPVARVVPYTSGVVAVPRTPRPRAAIAREAATTSLLDLMVDALQGAGPAAHQVWLPPLGDAPPVGELLGPVHVDPRRGLTVADPVLRGGLRVPAGVVDRPLDQRRETLWLDLAGASGHVAVAGGPRSGKSTALRTLVTALALTHTPEEAQVYCLDFGGGALAQLARIPHVGGVSGRLDPVGVRRTVGEVRALLAEREARFAALGVDGMADYRARRASGEVEDDPYGDVFLLVDGWATLRADFDDLEPLVTEVASRGLAYGVHVVIATGRWMDLRPALRDLLGARLELRLGDPADSTVSRRSAANVPAGAPGRGITAESMHLLVALPGFAPEEIAKAWTGQPAPPVRRLPAELPYAAVRDVRETGLRIPVGVVETDLSPAVLDFAADPHFLLFGDGECGKTSFLRALATTITTRYAPEAARLVIVDFRRTLLGAVETGHLLGHGSTSATARTMIESAVDALRKRLPGSDVTARQLRDRSWWTGPELFVLVDDYELAGGPSGPLAPLAELLPQARDIGLHLVLARRSGGAGRAFDPVLTQLRELAAPGLVMSGSREDGPLLGDVRLAAMPPGRGQLKTRREGIRLVQIAYLPPSDPA